DNA from Streptomyces rishiriensis:
CTCTTCCTGTTCCTCACGGTCGGCCCTGGCTGCCGACGGCCTTCGGTGTGGCGTCCACACCACGGGCCATTCTCTCCCGTGCCGTCACGCCCGCCGGTCAGGACACCCGGCCGACGGGGTCGAGTGTCTTGCCGTTCGCCTCGAGCAGCTGCCGGCGCTTGGCGGGACTCGCGGTGCGGTGCAACCGGTAGGCACCGGGCTTGTGGGCCTCCTCGGCCAGGTGCTTGACGATGACCTTGCAGATGACTTCCTTGAGCCGCGCGCCGGGACGACCGTCGATGTGGAACCACTGGGCGACATCGGTCTTGCTGGCCTTCTGGAAGATGCCGTCGCTGCGGCCCAGGCTGAGGCACTGCGCCACGAACGCCATGCCGAGCGGCGCGGGCTGCTCTCCGGCGATCCGGCTGAGCACGGTGTCGGCGGCCCGCGCGCCCAGCGGCATCGCGGCTTGGCAGCTCATCCGCAGCGGCAGGTCCGACGGCGCCGCCGAGTCTCCGGCCGCGACGATGCGATCGTCGTCGACGCTGGTCAGCGTCTCGTCCGTGAGCAGGCGGCCCAGTGCGTCGGTGCGCAGGCCGCTGCGGGCGGCGAGGTCCGGCACGCCGAACCCGGCGGTCCAGATGGTCAGCTCGCTCGGCAGCTCGCGGCCGTCGGCGAGCCGTACGGCATCACGGGTCACCGCCGTCACCATCGTGCCGGGGCCGTCGAGGACGGTCACCTTGAGCTTGGCCAGCCGCCCGGCGACCGAGCGGCGGCCCCGGGGATGCAGATACGGGCCGAGCACCCCGCCGCAGACCAGGGTGACGTTGTGACCTCCTTCGGCCAGCTCGGCGGCGGTCTCGATGCCGGTCGGGCCGGCTCCGACCACCGTCACCGCGGCCGATGCGGACACGGCGTCGAGGGCCGGGCGCAGTCGCTCGGCGTCCTCCAGGTCGGCGATCGGGTAGGCGTGCTCCGCCGCCCCGGGCACCTGGGGGTCGGCGCTGCCGCTGCCCACCGCGTAGATCAGGTAGTCGTAGTCGATCGTGCCGCCGGAGGCCGGCGTCACGCTGCGCCCGGCCGCGTCGATCCGTGCCACGGTGTCGACCACCAGCCGGACGCCGTCGGCCAGTACGTCCCCGAAGTCGACGACCGCGTCGTCGGACCCGCCCACCAGCTGGTGCAGACGGACGCGGTGGACGAAGGTCGGTCGCGGGTTGATCAGTGTCACGGTCACGTCGTCGCGCTGCGTCAGACGATTGGCAGCCATGACACCGGCGTAGCCGCCGCCGATCACGACGACATCGATGTTCTCAGCCATGACATCTCCTCCGTGTTCAGTGGTTCGGCCTCAAGACACCGCGTCGCCGTCCCCTGTGACAGCATGTGAGGCAGATCACTCCGCTTGGCGGAGAGGAGTTCTAGAGGTCCCCGGTCGGGGTGCCCGCTCCCGGCGTGATCAGGCCGGTCTCGTAGGCCACGACGACGGCCTGGGCACGGTCCCGCAGGTGGAGCTTGGCGAGGATCCGGGCCACGTGGGTCTTCACGGTGGCCTCGCTCAGACGGAAGCGCGCGGCGAGTTCGGCGTTGCTCAGGCCGGTGCCGAGCGAGCCCAGGACCTCGAGCTCGCGAGGGGTGAGTACCGTCAGATCGCGGTGCAGGGCGGCGGAGGCCGCCGTCTCGAGGGCGACGAAGCGTTCGACCAGGCGCCGGGTGATGGCCGGCGAGAGCAGCGCGTCGCCGGTGCGGGCGAGACGGACGGCGGCGACCAGGTGCTCGGGGGTGACGTCCTTGAGGAGGAAGCCGCTCGCCCCGGCGGTGAGGGCCGCGTACACGTACCGGTCGAGGTCGAAGGTGGTCAGCATGATGACGCGGGGCGGGTCGGGCGTCACCGCGCCGGAGAGGATCCGCCGGGTGGCTTCCAGGCCGTCGGTCCCCGGCATCCGGATGTCCATGAGGACCAGGTCGGGGCGGGTGCGGCGGACCGCGTCGACGGCCTGGTCGCCGTCGGCGGCCTCCGCGACGACCTCGATGCCGTCCGCCGCCAGGATCATGCCGAAGCCGGTGCGGACCAGCGCCTGATCGTCGGCGATCACCACGCGCGGCGGCTCCTCGATCACGCGGGCTCCTCCGCGGGGATGACGGCGCGGACCGCGAAGCCGCCGGTGGGGCGTTCGCCCGCGGAGAGGGTGGCTCCGTACACGGCGAGGCGCTCGCGCAGGCCGATCAGTCCGCGGCCGCCACCGGAACCACCCGGCGCCGCGGACGTGCCGCCGGTGTCGGACACCTCGATGCGCACCGCCCCGGGGACGTGCTCGACGACGACCCGCACCCGGCTGCCGACGGCATGCCTGACCGTGTTGGTCAGCGCCTCCTGCACCACGCGGTACGCGGCCAGGTCGGCGCCGGCGGCGAGGGGCGCCGGGGTGCCGGTGACGGTCAGCTCGACGGGTACGCCCGTCTCGCGGACCCGGTCGGCGAGGAGGGGCACCTGGGCGAGGCCCGGCTGCGGCGCCAGATCGGTCCCGGCGGCCGGGTCGCAGGCGCCCCCGGCCCGCTCCGCGGCCCCGCCCTCGTCCACGTCACCGGCCATGGTGAGCAGGCCCATGACGTGCCGGAGTTCGGCCATCGCGGTACGCCCGCCCGCCTCGACGGCCAGCAGCGCCTGGCGGGCCCGGTCGGGCGCGGTGTCCATCACCTTGCGGGCCGCGCCCGCCTGGATCACCATCACGCTCACATTGTGGGTGACGACATCGTGCAGTTCGCGGGCGATCCGGGACCGCTCGCGGTCGACGGCCAGCCGCATGGCGGCCTCGTGCTCCTCCTCCAGAGCGGTCAGCCGCTGCTTCCAGGTGTGGA
Protein-coding regions in this window:
- a CDS encoding NAD(P)/FAD-dependent oxidoreductase → MAENIDVVVIGGGYAGVMAANRLTQRDDVTVTLINPRPTFVHRVRLHQLVGGSDDAVVDFGDVLADGVRLVVDTVARIDAAGRSVTPASGGTIDYDYLIYAVGSGSADPQVPGAAEHAYPIADLEDAERLRPALDAVSASAAVTVVGAGPTGIETAAELAEGGHNVTLVCGGVLGPYLHPRGRRSVAGRLAKLKVTVLDGPGTMVTAVTRDAVRLADGRELPSELTIWTAGFGVPDLAARSGLRTDALGRLLTDETLTSVDDDRIVAAGDSAAPSDLPLRMSCQAAMPLGARAADTVLSRIAGEQPAPLGMAFVAQCLSLGRSDGIFQKASKTDVAQWFHIDGRPGARLKEVICKVIVKHLAEEAHKPGAYRLHRTASPAKRRQLLEANGKTLDPVGRVS
- a CDS encoding response regulator, encoding MEEPPRVVIADDQALVRTGFGMILAADGIEVVAEAADGDQAVDAVRRTRPDLVLMDIRMPGTDGLEATRRILSGAVTPDPPRVIMLTTFDLDRYVYAALTAGASGFLLKDVTPEHLVAAVRLARTGDALLSPAITRRLVERFVALETAASAALHRDLTVLTPRELEVLGSLGTGLSNAELAARFRLSEATVKTHVARILAKLHLRDRAQAVVVAYETGLITPGAGTPTGDL
- a CDS encoding sensor histidine kinase: MGGAGTVRAEIVQRWRTGAAALLRRSPLPRPSRWMWTADAILAFVLAACTVGAAYRQGDAAAPGTPVFVPVPPRMPAPGLPQVGPLPDVGVGMVRFAEAVDPWQLVLAALTALPLVVRRRFPLSAFWAVIVASLLFNEHLRGGDPTLYTFLSGVVAAYSAAVYSPYRARALVGLVIGAALLAVRRDENFPSFAPGLVPFLALLAVGLGANAVHTWKQRLTALEEEHEAAMRLAVDRERSRIARELHDVVTHNVSVMVIQAGAARKVMDTAPDRARQALLAVEAGGRTAMAELRHVMGLLTMAGDVDEGGAAERAGGACDPAAGTDLAPQPGLAQVPLLADRVRETGVPVELTVTGTPAPLAAGADLAAYRVVQEALTNTVRHAVGSRVRVVVEHVPGAVRIEVSDTGGTSAAPGGSGGGRGLIGLRERLAVYGATLSAGERPTGGFAVRAVIPAEEPA